The following nucleotide sequence is from Gadus macrocephalus chromosome 18, ASM3116895v1.
tgtgtgtgtgtgtgtgactgtgtgtgtgcgctgagaGTGCACATCACATGTGTAAGTGTTTAGACCTCCGTACTGTTCATCTCAGCATATCGTACATGGTTGTGAACCTCAAACACACTGTGAAAGACAAAGCTCAAAGGCCCTTTTGTCAAGGACATTTGTTGCGTGCACGGTGCGATTAGGTTTTAGAGGGTTTTGATTTAGATTTTGAGATTTGTGATGTAATCCCTGCTGCTCATTTGCAGCCCTCTCCAAATGAGTAAGCCGCCATCACAGCACCATCCCACACATTCTCCTCTCCATGCTCACTCCAAAACCCACTGCGGACTGGACATACAGATTGTGTCAGTCCTTTAAATTGATACAAATCAAAAGCCCATGTCTAGATTGTTGATAGACATTGAAAGGCCTTTTTTTCAAAAAATGTCCATTGAGGCAATCACACTCTAGTCTGGGTCCAAATTATTTAATAGGAATTATTGGGATATAAGGTGGTGTATTCATAAGGCAGGGAGTTCATAATGATATATTGACGCATGGcaagatttttttcttctttaaactTTATTCTGAGAATTTTATAAACCCGTGGGCTTGTTTTAATCACATTAAGAAGTCTAGCAATGGATTTATTCTGTCTTTAATTCGATGACCGCAAGATATTAAACATCCAAATGATATTACAGCATGCGTGTGTAGATAGAAGTAGCCTGCACATAACGACTGCTATCATCTTACTCCGATATGATTATTCTATATGTATATGAgtatatttttgtattctttaatcattatatataattatacaacggggggcctaaatccagcgatgtgattggttcctaactgttgtataatgagcgtatacataactgctatgacgcccgatcattttgtgaaagtttgcatatcactccgcgcctggaagtagtaacagttacaaagtaaaaaatatgttgaatgatggatattggagagggtgtaaatgttgttactccgggtgagcaaggcgatggagagactaacgaaagctgaggcacacggcgagtgaactgctccataggataaattggcggcgaaccgctctagccgagccttctctcggagggacgctaaagtgtgttgcatagcgaccgtcgtgcattttgaaggcagccaggagggactacttttttgtattctttaataaaacagctactttgactttcttttttttttttttaaatgcagtgtgtctatgactttcgttttgccataatagtaaccgttgtataaaagcaatagatcacttcagtcagtggcatgtgctcattataccactgtgaagggggtcgccggccctccgctgtgcgtcggggccggacaacgccccttaacagtggtataatgagcacataccacagcctggcgtgatctattgcttaagtaTATGAGTATATGAATTACTGAATGTAATTTAGTAGTAAAGACTGTAACATTATTCAAGATCCAATTGGAAGGAAATTAATCCCGGGACAGAAACCCATAAGTCAATGCTTAAAAACGTTCCTTCTATGATGTTGTTGCcattacccagcatgcaccaGGGGTGCCTAAGATCCTGGTGGGCAACCGGCTCCACCTGGCCTACAAGCGTCAGGTGACCACGGAGCAGGCCCAGGTGTATGCAGAGAAGCTGGGCGTGACCTTCTTCGAGGTCAGCCCTCTGTGCAACTTCAACATCACAGAGTCCTTCACGGAGCTGGCCCGCATCGTGCTGATGAGGCACGGCATGGACCGCCTGTGGAGGCCCAACAAGGGTGAGGgctgggagagggtgagggtgagggctGGGAGAGGGTGAAGGTGAGGGGTGGttgcggggaggggggagagggctaGGGCGGGTGAGGGGTGGGACAGGGTGAGTGTTGAGAGAGGTTGAggggtgtgtgagggtgaggggtgggagAGGTTGAGTgttgagagagggtgaggggtgtgtgagggtgagggtagAGGCTGGGGGACACACGGTGCTCTTTGTGATTTTAACTGTATAGTTTGAAGCCCagaaaaaatataataacaaaGATAGGCACTCTTCAATGGCAGTATTTGCACCAGTACCTGCACATATGCCCCTGTATTACCTACGTCTATATAATAAAGTATGTATTACTAGGCATGCGTATTATATAGGCCTGTATGACGGAGGGGAAATAGTAGGAGCAAACACAGGTGTATCTCATTACGTTAATTATGGGCCCTGGCATGGCCACACTTAATGAGCTACACCTGTGTCAACCCTAGCAGTCACCTCTGTGATAAATGCCTGTCACATTGGCTGTGAGATGTTACAGTAGAATTTGGACTACtatctactactactattatagTAGTCTTTAGTCAATGGACattctggttgttttttttacgttaGGATGCCCCCTAGTGATGTGGAAGAATACATACACAGCAGTCTATCAATCCTTCATAATACATTACATTTCTTTGGTTATTCCCTTTGATTATTCTGTTCGCAATAATTTGATCATGATAACTGTCTCTACATATTGGAACAAGGTTTCTCGTTTGACAGTTAAGCCTAGTCGCTCCATTACAAACCAGAGAGCTTGACTGACGTCTCGCGCTGAACGCTCTACATTACAACCCAGACTGCGTGGTTCACATCGAGTGCTGAACCCGGTCTCTGCATAACAAACCAGACGGTTTGGAACCCGGTCTCTGCGTCACAAAGCAGACTGTGTGGTTGACCTCTAGCGCTGACCCCGGtccccccccctaacctccaCCCCGTCCCCTGTGTTCCCGGTCCAGTGCTGAGCCTCCAGGAGCTGTGCTGCCGCTCCATCGTGTCGTGCACCCCCGTCCACCTGGTGGAGAAGCTGCCCCTGCCCCCCGCCCTGCAGTCCCACCtcaagtccttctccatggccaaCGGCCTCAACGCCCGCATGATGCACGGCCGCTCCTACTCCGTCACCGCCCCCTCCAACGCCGCCAACAACGCCGcgaccggcggcggcggcggcggcggccccaaCGCCGCCACCAAGAGGACGGGGGCCGTGCTGCTCAAAAAGCCCAAGCTCATACGCCCCCCTCCTCTGAGCCCCTCCGCCCAGAGCTGCGCCAGGAACAGCTGCAAGATCTCCTGAGGTGACGGAGGCGGCGGTGCTGGGTGGCGT
It contains:
- the rab40b gene encoding ras-related protein Rab-40B; its protein translation is MNHRTSPVKAYDFLLKFLLVGDSDVGKGEILASLQDGATESPYGYNMGIDYKTTTILLDGRRVKLQLWDTSGQGRFCTIFRSYSRGAQGVILVYDITNRWSFDGIDRWIKEIDEHAPGVPKILVGNRLHLAYKRQVTTEQAQVYAEKLGVTFFEVSPLCNFNITESFTELARIVLMRHGMDRLWRPNKVLSLQELCCRSIVSCTPVHLVEKLPLPPALQSHLKSFSMANGLNARMMHGRSYSVTAPSNAANNAATGGGGGGGPNAATKRTGAVLLKKPKLIRPPPLSPSAQSCARNSCKIS